One segment of Dromaius novaehollandiae isolate bDroNov1 chromosome Z, bDroNov1.hap1, whole genome shotgun sequence DNA contains the following:
- the LOC112981885 gene encoding interferon alpha-10-like, producing MSTFGLLQIGLMLSCTTKISSLHCNHLPLQQSKVIESSLQLLDKMGEKFPRQCLGEKMFFRFPEQVLKARQKETVKVAVEEIFQNIFYIFSKNLTLAAWDGRALEQFQNGLHQQIEQVEACVIKKQTHYFWSREASRLKLKKYFQKIDCFLKDRQHSLCSWEVSRAEMRRCLQFVDKVIRRLDD from the coding sequence ATGAGCACTTTTGGCTTGCTACAAATTGGTCTCATGCTGTCATGCACCACCAAAATCTCAAGTCTTCACTGTAATCACCTTCCTTTACAGCAAAGCAAAGTGATTGAGAGCAGCCTGCAACTTTTGGACAAAATGGGTGAAAAGTTTCCTCGACAATGTCTAGGAGAGAAAATGTTCTTCAGATTTCCTGAGCAGGTCCTGAAGGCTAGGCAGAAAGAGACTGTCAAAGTGGCCGTTGAAGAGATCTTCCAAAACATCTTCTATATCTTTAGCAAGAACCTGACACTAGCTGCGTGGGATGGGCGAGCCCTCGAGCAGTTCCAGAATGGACTTCATCAGCAGATCGAGCAAGTGGAGGCATGCGTAATCAAGAAGCAGACCCACTACTTTTGGAGTAGAGAAGCCAGCAGGCTCAAACTGAAGAAGTATTTCCAAAAGATAGACTGTTTTCTTAAAGACAGACAACACAGCCTGTGCTCCTGGGAGGTCAGCCGTGCAGAAATGAGGAGATGTCTTCAATTTGTTGATAAAGTCATAAGGAGGCTTGATGACTAA